The Brachyhypopomus gauderio isolate BG-103 unplaced genomic scaffold, BGAUD_0.2 sc47, whole genome shotgun sequence genome contains the following window.
CCATGAGTCCAGCAAAGCGTCTTTTCCGTGGTCGTACTCTATGGGTCCCGAGTGCATGAACTGGAAAAGGCTAACTTTTATTCCTTTTCTTTAATTGGTTATTAATgtaaagccccgcccacccagtACATCCCTTGTTAGTGCCACCCGGCTAGCCCATCGTCCCCGTTGGTTAGCTGCTAACATGCAGGAATTTACCTGGGAAGCGAGAGAACAGAGAAAACCTCTTAAGAGAGAGGCGACGCCGTGGCTGGGGTGACCCCacgaagggggagagagggggtgtgacagctggggtggggtggagggtgacagccagagaagaggagggggagagacagagaccattaTACAGTCCACATCCATCACCAAGCAGTCTCAGTGTCAGTGCCCCCCTGGTTCTGACTCCATCCCCAGTTATTGTTAAATGGGTCTAACATCGCTGCGTCTCCACATGGATGGGCGCATCCTTTTGTCAATGGGTGTGTTCGTGGTGACTGCATAGAACGCTGCTGTAGCTTGTTCTTGGGCTGCTTTTCCATTCTGTTCTCTGCTAATGTGACAAAGTAACCAGTACTGAGGCATAGCAGACGAACCAGAATCAGTGGGGCGTGCAATGACACGATCACCTGACTCAAACACCTTGTTGTGACCAATCAGGAATTTACTGTCACTATGGCAGTCAGTAAAGCCTATTTTGGTCAGCCAATATAGTCATTTATAGATTATAAGGATCAGTTGCTTTTTAACAGTATTAAAATGAAGACAGATGCTGGAGACGGCAGAGGTACAGTCTACTTAAGCACagttcaaaatgcagcagtgAATACGTTTGAAGTTTAATTTCACccatttttactttttaatcAAAGCCAAATATGAGGAAACCTATAGTCTTCTGGGGTTACTaatgttattattaataaattgtaATATGCCAGTCATGGGAATGGGTCTCCTTGCTGCAGAGATTTAGCTGTGTTTCCTGCTCTTTTTTGAACCCACCCTCATCACCGGCATGTCCCTCTCCCAGCATTTTGAACAAACAAGTTGAACAAGCAAATCCATGTTTCGGCTCTTCTGGGCTTAAACACATAACAGCATGTGATGTTTTCATTTTACAGTGCAATTGGTCCACCTATGCAGGCTCACTACTGACCCAATCACCTTGTTTAACTTCACTACACAGAACTATGTACCTGATAACTGAATGTTACTAGTATGCATGAGCAAATTTGTAGTTGGCATCTGATAAGATGAGGTACACGAGAACCTGCTGTTTCTCTACCAGTGTCAAAGACGGGAGACATGAAGATGCCCATGCTGAGACTCACCCAAGGACGGAGTGGTTAACGCCATGATGCCATAGAAAGAGAAGGGGCCTGTCTCAAACTTCATATTCTCATTTcctgcctccacctccacccgaccctgagagagagagagagagagagagaggggacagagagagagagagagggggcagggagagagagaccacgGTCATTGCCACCGTCTCCTTCTGGATCCACGGGGCTGTCTTTCATATCTCAGCTTTTACTCCTTGCCTCTTGGTGGCAATATTCGAGAGCTCCAGGCACAGCGGGCCACCGTGTGCTGTTCAGGAGAAAAACCTGTTCCTAGATTAAAAATGACTTTCAACCAACACGTTCCACTGACTGTAATTTAAGCTGTGACCAACAGCCATTCGGATGCAGCTAAAGAGGCAATCAAACAACACCCAAACAGATGTACAAAAATAACGAGTCATGGGCCTGGCATGTCGGCACGGGTGTGTCGTGTTGCATCTCAGCATGGGGCCAAAGGGCCTGTGGATCTGTCTTCTGATCCCCCACGTGTTACTGCGTAAATGCATGATTTCCTTTATAGTGCTGAAACCCAAAGCCCCTTGCATGCATCCCTGGTCAGGAGGTGCTGCTGAATAATGCAGGATGAGCAGAGCTCCATTTGTGTAGCTCTCAGGTACTGACACTATCAGTAGCCACTCGATTTGGCTGTGCACGTCCCCATGGACACCAGTGGACACTCATGCACAACTGTACACGCCCAGGTACACTCATGCACAACCGTGCACACCCAGGATTTCCTTGAATCATGCAACAGCATAAAAATTAGCTCTTCATTGTTGCCCTTTTTTAAGGACATGATGTAGAGCATGGATGGGGCGTTTGTAGTGCCATAAGGTGGTGGACGGGGCTATCTTACACTCAGAGTGGTAATCCTGACTCCTGACTAAACCGCATGGCAGATCCTCTTGGAACCTCCAACCCCATGTCCTGTTCTCCAACACGGAAATCTTCTGAGTGCTTTTGGGTTTCTAAGCAGGCAAGATCACAGTCCTTCATCAGTCTGCCAGTAGCTTTGAAAGGAAGCAGTCACGATTTTGGTCTCACCGCTGCGAATTTGGCACATAGCACGGTCGCTCACACTGATGCACACGGCACGGTCCTCACACTGACGTACAGTGGCACGGCCCCTCACACCGACGCACAGTGGCACGGCCCCTCACACCGACGCACAGTGGCACGGTCCCTCACACCGACGCACAGTGGCACGGTCCCTCACACCGACGCACACGGCACGGGTCCTCACACCGACACACACGGCACGGGTCCTCACACCGACGCACACGGCACGGGTCCTCACACCGACGCACACGGCACGGGTCCTCACACCGACGCACACGGCACGGGTCCTCACACCGACGCACACGGCACGGGTCCTCACACCGACGCACAGTGGCACGGCCCCTCACACCGACGCACAGTGGCATGCAAATGCAGTGGCAGTGGATGCGTCTCACACCTTTACATACCTGTGGCTCTCGTTGCTAAAATAAAGCCACGACAATATGAATTGTTGATTTATTGCCTGTATGTTTGCGTgtgaagtggggggggggggggggggggggggggggggtagtaccGTGATGCACGGGTTCAAGGGCAGTGGAGCGGGCCCTCCGCCTCCATTACATAACACAGCTCAGTGAGGGGCGGGTGTGAGAACCTCCACTGGATACAAACAGCTCACAGCTGCCGCATCACCTCTCGTTGTGTAACACGAAACCAGACACGGGGCGTTACGGGTTGAGGGGCATCCAAAAGCCATCAGCGCCACGCACCATCCAATCCAAGCGAACGGCTAAGACCCATGCTTGAAAGGTCACTTTTGTCACTGTGATGGAGAGTTTATTCCTAGATGTAGGTTgttggattgtgtgtgtgtgttcgacaGTTCTGTGAATATACAACACTGGGTTATTCCCTCATTAATCACAAATATTCCAATAATGTTTAATTTGTGTTTTAACTTGTGTTTTACTGTTGTTGACATAGCAATGTCCTGCTATATGGAACATGGTTTGGTGAAATGCacgtaaaaaaattttttttataaataatcAATCCCGAGGTTCCCTGACCTGTAAGATGAGGATGAAATAATCGACAGGCTTGCCGCGCTGGTACAGATAGTGATGCTGGGACCGCTTCTCGTTCTCGTTGAACTTGGTCTCCTGGATGACATCTGGGTGCTTCAGGATCCGTAGCAAGACCTTGTCCGAGATCTGCAGTGGACTGAAGAGGCTCACCTCTGAAGAGATGCAAACATCCAGATGGGGAGCCTCACCAACACACGCAACAGCACTCCAAACACTCGCCAATAACACTCCCAACACTTGCTCAGAGCACATAGGTAGGTTGATATCCAGGAGCTCAAGATGGTGAACTTACCAGTCGCCAGGAACCGATGTGCAGCTAAGAGGAGTTGGGGTGAGATCTTAACCTTGGACTCGCTTTCCTGTTTAAAGGCGGAGAAGTCCCTCTTGTTCTTATTAGGGTCTACCTTCTTCCTGTGGCGGTTATCAGCTAATCGAGAAAAGCAAGCAAGCATGGGATCATGGGAGAAACATTGTGAGAACCTGAACCAACTGGCACAGATGCCTTCATGAAAACTCACTGTAGAGGTCAGACTCGTCCAGGATTTCAGACTTGATGATCTCCTCGATCACGTCCTCCAGCGTGACCAGACCCAACACCTCATAGAAAGGGTCTCCCTCACCCTCATTGTTCACCCTCTGTACTATGGCCAGGTGAGATTTTCCTGGGGTGGAGAGAAAGGAATGCAAGGTCACCACAAGAATGAAATAATTTGTATCTGTTTGCACAGCAGTCATTAACCCTATGGACAGGAGTCCTAAGAGTGAACCACAAGCACTTCTTTCCTATAGTAGGTACTATACCTCGCATCAGTGAAGAGTGTTCTTGTCTGCGTATGACTTCAAATACAAGAGCGTTCTAAAATGACAGTACTCTCTGCTGAACGTTTCATTTGCTACAAACAAAAGACACTGTGGGACTCAGATGGCTTCACCTATGGCACTAAATgttcaaacatttaaaaaaaattaaaatttaaatgtactgtattttgtcaattgtgatttttacaccgcaatcgaaatttgtcctccgctttgaacccatctgtgcagttagaacacacacacacacacacactagtgattactaaggggctgtggatcacacgtgcccagagcggtgggcagccctagcccggcgcccggggagcagttggggttaggtgccttgctcaagggcacctcagtcatggcctcaagtctgggaatcgaacccacgacccctccggtcacaagaccagttccctaccaccaggccatgactgcccctgtgtgtgttaacacacagattgttAACACAGATtaacaatctgtgtgtgtgtgtgtgtgtgtgtgtgtgtgtgtgtgtgtgtcagctagAAATATACATCATTACAAGAATAATACATGGACTGTGTAAAAGAGCATTCAGATGGGGGAAGTGACCTAATGTCCTCAGAGGTCATAAGGAGCCTGCATGCTAACACATAGTGGGCTGTTCCATGTATAGTCTACACACTAACATATTTCTTTGCACTTCAGATTATAAGCAGCACAGCAACATATAGTATACAGtaatatataatgtaatgtCTGACTGATGATTCCACTACTGCCTGCAGTCATATATTCCAGAGTCTTCATATTAAACAGCAAAATATCCCACTTGGAGAGCATGTCTGCTGATCAAATTTCACACCCTTTCATCTTAAACAAACATCAAACAGACTCATATATCTTCTACATGTCAGCACCAGGGATAGGGATAGGGATACTTAGCGTGCATTTATCGGACATTTTGCCTTTCAACAGAGTTGTTTTGGATGAATGTAGttatattatgttatattaaCAAGGTGAGCCTACAGTATATTATTATAATGTTCAATATGTCAGTCATATTTGCTAGACATAGAagcacagggttagggttagggtttttgTTCATAATCTAGGCTTACATATAGTTTATACATGCTAACAGTCATTTGTTTCATCATCTTGACGTTAGAATCAGTCTTCATTTCCAACCAGCACATCTCATTTTGTTCAGCTAATGGAACTATTTGACAATGCAATGAACCAGTTGAAATATATGACATCAGTCAGTTTAAATTATTAATGGGATTGATTGTGCCAGAGCAAAATGCAGTGATTGAGAAAACGTGTGGTTATTGACTAAGCTCTCTATCTACGTGAGACAAACTGTGTACCTCAAAGTCAATATGAGTAAAAAATTATTTCAGTCATTTAGACAGTAACACAACATTCAAGACAGGTTAAATCGTTATATTCAGTCATGTTGGTACATGGCCTTCAGTCTTTCAATGTGCTCCAAAGACACACGTCAGTATAACTAACCTTTTTTGAACTCCTCCAACATGGCATCCAACTTAGTATCATGGAAGACAAAATGAACCGGGTGGTTGTAAAACTTAGTGACAGTTTTAAGCGTTGTGCAGTCGTCCGGATCAACAAACGCTAAATCCTTCACGTACAGAATGTCCACGATGTTGGAGCGCTCGTCTTCGTAGACGGGTATGCGGGTGTAGCCGCTCTCCATAATCTCTGTCATGGTGTTGAAGTCCAGCACTGCATCCGACTTGATCATGAAACAGTTGTTGAGGGCCGTCATCACATCCTCCACCGTTTTGGTCCTCAACTCTAAGGCCCCCTGTATCATGTTGAGCTCCTCTTTCACCAAGTCGTTGTACGGCTCCGTCACCTTGAGCATCTCCACCAGCTTCTCCCTGTTGTAAACAGTTCCGATTTCCTGTCCCAACAGACAGTCAAGCAGTTTGCTAATCGGGAAAGACAACGGGAATGTGAGGAGCATAAAGCATTTTGTCAACACGATGGTATTGGCCCCGACTGCCAGTCCGTGACGAGAGCACAGAGCCTGTGGTATTATTTCACCAAAGATGACAATGCCAACTGTGGATGCTGCTACAGCACCCAATCCAGAGCCGATCAAATCGTCCAGCAAGATGGTAAGTGTAGTGTTTACCAACACGTTCCCCAGCAGCAAGGAACATAGCAGGTAGTTCCCCTTATTGCGAATGGGCTCGATCTTGCGAGCGTACCTCTTCTCTTTATCAGTGCCGCAACTTTGCACAATACGAAGCTCCATAGGATCGAGTGCCATAAGCCCTAGATTGAGTCCACTGAATATGCCTGACAGCACAAGGAGACAAGAAACCAGAATGATCTGAAGCCATAAGGGCAAAAAAGAGATTTTCTCCTCAACAACTCTTAACACGCCATCGTTATCCGACAGTATATACCACTTCCCTTCCGCACTCTTAACGCATAAGCAGTACTCTCTCTCGCGCTCAGTCTTGCGGAGCGGCTTAATGTTTACACTTAACACACCTGATGTACCCCGACTGCTGACATTCATATTGCTGTTTATACTAATGTCTTTGGTAAAATCGACACAAGTCCTGTTTAataatgtgtgtctgtccaAGGTCTCATCCTCGTCGCTCCCATGTTCCGTAAACCTGATCTGTGACGAGGAGTCCA
Protein-coding sequences here:
- the cnnm4a gene encoding cyclin and CBS domain divalent metal cation transport mediator 4a isoform X3, which translates into the protein MATEWSGQGCVLTLIVFLWSSFGGRTESASVGGIQILGMRLEKSNKPATTTDDGVIQEIGTVYNREKLVEMLKVTEPYNDLVKEELNMIQGALELRTKTVEDVMTALNNCFMIKSDAVLDFNTMTEIMESGYTRIPVYEDERSNIVDILYVKDLAFVDPDDCTTLKTVTKFYNHPVHFVFHDTKLDAMLEEFKKGKSHLAIVQRVNNEGEGDPFYEVLGLVTLEDVIEEIIKSEILDESDLYTDNRHRKKVDPNKNKRDFSAFKQESESKVKISPQLLLAAHRFLATEVSLFSPLQISDKVLLRILKHPDVIQETKFNENEKRSQHHYLYQRGKPVDYFILILQGRVEVEAGNENMKFETGPFSFYGIMALTTPSLAVTPPLSPFVGSPQPRRRLSLKRFSLFSRFPEFRSPSHLSGLNRSASLSCAERVDAMSIGGSTSQLTSTPPPQYVPDFNVRALTDLQFVKINRAQYQNGLLASKLDSSPQSPTSNHMRLDPAPLPSVAPILASTMSRSTGPLTPKEDAGETTLLLNDRNSLANQRSSQQLSYTNTNSTSSLHLNSNTHIHPHSHPVTHLNIHTISHTYAHTESTI
- the cnnm4a gene encoding cyclin and CBS domain divalent metal cation transport mediator 4a isoform X1 → MATEWSGQGCVLTLIVFLWSSFGGRTESASVGGIQILGMRLEKSNKPATTTDDGVIQVTEGSSVQLRFYGVQLNLDSSSQIRFTEHGSDEDETLDRHTLLNRTCVDFTKDISINSNMNVSSRGTSGVLSVNIKPLRKTEREREYCLCVKSAEGKWYILSDNDGVLRVVEEKISFLPLWLQIILVSCLLVLSGIFSGLNLGLMALDPMELRIVQSCGTDKEKRYARKIEPIRNKGNYLLCSLLLGNVLVNTTLTILLDDLIGSGLGAVAASTVGIVIFGEIIPQALCSRHGLAVGANTIVLTKCFMLLTFPLSFPISKLLDCLLGQEIGTVYNREKLVEMLKVTEPYNDLVKEELNMIQGALELRTKTVEDVMTALNNCFMIKSDAVLDFNTMTEIMESGYTRIPVYEDERSNIVDILYVKDLAFVDPDDCTTLKTVTKFYNHPVHFVFHDTKLDAMLEEFKKGKSHLAIVQRVNNEGEGDPFYEVLGLVTLEDVIEEIIKSEILDESDLYTDNRHRKKVDPNKNKRDFSAFKQESESKVKISPQLLLAAHRFLATEVSLFSPLQISDKVLLRILKHPDVIQETKFNENEKRSQHHYLYQRGKPVDYFILILQGRVEVEAGNENMKFETGPFSFYGIMALTTPSLAVTPPLSPFVGSPQPRRRLSLKRFSLFSRFPEFRSPSHLSGLNRSASLSCAERVDAMSIGGSTSQLTSTPPPQYVPDFNVRALTDLQFVKINRAQYQNGLLASKLDSSPQSPTSNHMRLDPAPLPSVAPILASTMSRSTGPLTPKEDAGETTLLLNDRNSLANQRSSQQLSYTNTNSTSSLHLNSNTHIHPHSHPVTHLNIHTISHTYAHTESTI
- the cnnm4a gene encoding cyclin and CBS domain divalent metal cation transport mediator 4a isoform X2, which gives rise to MATEWSGQGCVLTLIVFLWSSFGGRTESASVGGIQILGMRLEKSNKPATTTDDGVIQVTEGSSVQLRFYGVQLNLDSSSQIRFTEHGSDEDETLDRHTLLNRTCVDFTKDISINSNMNVSSRGTSGVLSVNIKPLRKTEREREYCLCVKSAEGKWYILSDNDGVLRVVEEKISFLPLWLQIILVSCLLVLSGIFSGLNLGLMALDPMELRIVQSCGTDKEKRYARKIEPIRNKGNYLLCSLLLGNVLVNTTLTILLDDLIGSGLGAVAASTVGIVIFGEIIPQALCSRHGLAVGANTIVLTKCFMLLTFPLSFPISKLLDCLLGQEIGTVYNREKLVEMLKVTEPYNDLVKEELNMIQGALELRTKTVEDVMTALNNCFMIKSDAVLDFNTMTEIMESGYTRIPVYEDERSNIVDILYVKDLAFVDPDDCTTLKTVTKFYNHPVHFVFHDTKLDAMLEEFKKGKSHLAIVQRVNNEGEGDPFYEVLGLVTLEDVIEEIIKSEILDESDLYTDNRHRKKVDPNKNKRDFSAFKQESESKVKISPQLLLAAHRFLATEVSLFSPLQISDKVLLRILKHPDVIQETKFNENEKRSQHHYLYQRGKPVDYFILILQGRVEVEAGNENMKFETGPFSFYGIMALTTPSLEFRSPSHLSGLNRSASLSCAERVDAMSIGGSTSQLTSTPPPQYVPDFNVRALTDLQFVKINRAQYQNGLLASKLDSSPQSPTSNHMRLDPAPLPSVAPILASTMSRSTGPLTPKEDAGETTLLLNDRNSLANQRSSQQLSYTNTNSTSSLHLNSNTHIHPHSHPVTHLNIHTISHTYAHTESTI